The Strigops habroptila isolate Jane unplaced genomic scaffold, bStrHab1.2.pri NW_022045636.1_ctg1, whole genome shotgun sequence sequence ATCCACACCCCCCGAGGGGGGACGcggtgggttttggggtccccctAAAGAGGGTGATCCCAATTTGGCCATTTTTGGGGTGTCCTCGTCCGTCCCCCCCAGTTTTGGGGCTGAATTTGGGGTGTTGGAGGGGGTTTAGTGGTGAttttggggtgatttggggCGATTTGAGACATTTTGGGGTTCAGAGAAGATTtgggggagcaggagaggaaTGGGGTATGGGGGGTCTTTTGGGGACAGTGATTTGGGGGTTCAGTGTCTGCTTAAGGGGGCAATGAGGGGCATCAGGCTTGGGGTTTTGGGATGCAAAGTGGGAATTTCGGGGTTCAGGGCcagatttgggggttttgtacGAGGCAGTGTTAGGGTGCAGGAGGGGGTgttggggtgcaggaggggggTTTTAGGGTGCACAAACGGGGTTTTGGGGTTCGGGGGGGTgacttttcagccttttctgtattggggggggggtgtagGGGGTTGGATCCCTCCCTGACCCCCgtctttccccccccccacaggCGGGTGCGCCCCGACTTCGTGCTGGTGCGGGAGCCCCCCGATGGGGGGTCTGCGGGCGCTCCCCGGCggctgctggtggggctgcacctggggggggtccccagcacCGACCCCCTCCCCGCCCTGTATGCGTTTGCCCACCCCCCCTGCCTGGTGcgttggggtttgggggggactgggagggactgggTGGCACTGGGAGGGaactggggggcactgggagggcactgggagggcactggggggcactgggagggcaGTGGGGTggactggggggcactgggagtGCCTGGCAGGAAtactgggaggcactggaaagaggcaggaggaTACTGGGAGGTTCTGGAAGGGATACTGGGGCAGACCGGGCGTGCTGGGCAGGTCTGTTGCCCCCTCCCCTGAcattcccagtgctccccagtTTGCCCAGTTGGTGCGGCTGCAGCGGGAGCTGGGCCCCGAGGCCTTTCCCCTGGTCCCACAGCGCTTCTGCAACCGGCCCCGTGGACTGGTGAGCACCGGGAGGCGACTGGGAGGGGCTGGGAGGAACTGGAGGGTGACTTGGGGGCAGTGGGAGggactggggggcactgggaggggaCTGGTGGGCACTGTAGGGCACTAAGAGGGGACTGGGAGGTTGTGGGGGTCACTGGGAGGAGACTGTAAGGCACTGGAAGGGactggggagcactgggaggggaCTAGAAGGCACTGGGAGGGaactgggaggcactgggaggcactgggagaggattggggggcactgggaggcactgggaggggactggggggcactgggagaggattggggggcactgggaggggactggggggcactgggagaggattggggggcactgggaggggactggggggcactgggagggactggggggcactgggagaggattggggggcactgggaggggactggggggcactgggaggcagtggggggcactgggagggactgggaggcactgggaggaactggggggcactgggtgGTGATGGGGAGGTGGCTGGGAGGGTAACTGGGCTGtcactgggagcactggtgtGACTGGGGTGTCACTGGTGTATCCGGGGCTCCCCCAGCTGGCGGCCCCCACCTTCCCCATGATGGTGACGCTCAGCCCCGCCCCCGCTGGGGTGGGCAAGGTGAGGCCCCGCCCCATCACAAGCCCCGCCCCATTGTGATCAGGGGGCGTGGCCGGCGGGCCAGAGTGGGCGTGGTCTAACAGGGGCGGGGCTTGTGGTGGGCGGGAGTCAATAGGGGTGATGGAGGGCGGGGCCTCAAAAGGGTGAGGCCTCAAATGGCCTCGTGGAGTCCCTGCCCCTATACATGGGGGGGGCGTGGCCAGTTTGGGTGTGGTCCGGATGGGCGGGGCTAATTGAGGGCGGTGCTTATCGATGTCCCCGCCCCCAAGCTCTAATGGGGGGTCCCTATGAAGGGAGTTGATGGGGTAGGAGGAGGAGTTACATGTGGGTCGGAGGGGGGCGTGGCCTTTGGGGGTGTGGCCTGAGTGTCTCCGCCCCCATGGGGGGTGGATGATCCCTATGGAGGGGCTATAGGATCTATATGGGGGGGGTAGTGGTGGGTGTGGCCATGGTGGGCGTGGCCTGGGGGCGTGTCTAACGTTGTCCCTGCTCCCCATAGGTGCGCGTGGGCTCCCCCGAGGCGCTGGGGGCTGTAGCGGGGGCCATGGGGGAGGCCAGGGCCGGGGCCCTGGtccatggggtgctgggggggacCCAGCGCCTGCGGGTGCAGCGGATTGGGGACGAGTATAGAGCCCTGCGGTGAGGGGACACCAACGGGGGACATGGGGGTCATTGGGGATGTGTTGCGGGATATGGGGACATTGGGATTATTGGGGATGTGGGGGGATAGGGGACAATGGGGTTATTGGAGATGTGGGGGGATAGGGGGACGTTGGAGTTATTGGGGATATGGGGCCATATTGGGGACATTGGGGATATGGGGAGGGATGATGGGGACATTATTTGGAGGATGTGGGGGAATATGGGGGGGACAGGGGGTCATCGGGGACATcaggggggctgtggggggctgtggggactTAAGGGGGACACGGATGAAAatgagggacctggggggacATTCAGGGGATGTGAGGGAGACAGGGAAGGATATGGGGGGACAAGATGGGGTGATGTGTGGAGGGGGGTGGCACGGGGGCATGTGGAAGACTGGGGGGACCCCGAGGACCCCCTGACTGCTgtgaccccccccccaggtGGTCCGGGGACCCCACAGGAGAGGGGGCTCAGATGGAGCTGGTTGCCCTCAGCCCACGGTAGGGTGCGAGGGGGCGTGGCTTGTCATCAGAGGGGCGTGGTTATGGGGTGGGACCCTCAAAAGGGAGGGGGTGTGGCTATGCTAAGTATGCAGGGCCTCAGGATGGTGCTGCTTCCATatagggaaaaggaggaggggcCAGGATGGGAGTGGGAGGGGCATGGACAAGGATAATGGGCGTGGCCTCCTGAGTCCCCGCCCCCTTTTGCAGGCACCGTGGTTGGGTGGATGCCTGCGCCCGCCTCTTTGGGGGTGTCGACATCTGTGGGGTGGAGGCGCTGAGGGGCCCTGATGGGCGTGAGCACATTGTCCAGGTCAGCACCAGGCGTTGGGgtctcccccaccccccatatCTGGGTCCTCCCGGACACTGGGTGCCCCTTGGACGTGGGTTCCCTGGAACCCCCTCCTGTCTGCCCCCCTCAGGTTCTGGGCTCCTGGATGCCATTGGTGGGTCCGGGAGCGGCTGAGGATCGGGGCCGGATTGTGGAGCTTGTGTTGAACAGGAtgagggcagagctgccccGGCCACGGAGCCCCTCTCCTGCGAGGCCACGCCCACAGGTAACACCCCATCACCCCACAAGTCCCTCCTGTGCCCCCCAAGTCCCCCCTGTGCTTCAGACCCCTAATAAGACCCCAAAGTCCCTCTGGTGCCCTACATGTCCTCTATGACTCCCCTGAGCCCCTCAAGTCTTCCAAGTTCCCCCCAAGTCCTCCAATGACCCCCCAAGACTTTGAGGAGCCCCCCAAGTCTACCAGGTTTTGAGGGGTCCTCTCTTTCTGCCCCACAGATGACAGCGACATCGGGGTCCACCCGGACAGCGACCCCCACTCAGCAGCGACCCCCGCCCCAGGGTGAGTGACacctccccccccttcccaaaaCCCCATGGGGGTTCCCAAAACCCAGGGGAtaccccaaaaaaccacccccaaatATGGGGACCCCTAAATATGGGGTGTGACCTTCAAGTCTCTGAGTTCCCCCCAGCATGGGGGCACCCACATAATCCGGTGACCCTcacccatgggaccccccaAAATTGACCTCTCCCAAATCTGCCCCTTGCGAAGAGACCCCAAAATTGAGTGATCCCCCCACCCAATATAAGCCCGTTTGGCCCCGCCCATTCCAAGCCCCGCCCCTTCTAAGCCCTGCCCACCCACGCTGTTTCTCTCCCACTGCAGGGGCTCCGCCGCCGTCTGGCCCCGCCCAGCCCCGCCCGCAGCCGCAGGGACAGCCCCGCCCACCTGGGGGCGTGGCCTCACCACGCCCCGCCTCCCCGGGCGCCTCTCCTCCTCGAGGCCCCGCCCAGCCCCGCCCGCCAGGCCAGCAGCCCCGGCCCCAAACCCCGCCCACCTCCCCGCAGCCCCGCCCGCAAGCCCCACCCACTTCCCCGCAGCCCCGCCCCCAGACTCCACCTCCCGCCACCCAGCCCCGTCCACAAGCCCCGCCCACCGCGCAGCCCCGCCCTCAGGCTCCGCCCACTTCTCAGCCCCGTCCTCAAGCCCCGCCCACCGCGCAGCCCCGCCCTCAAGCCCCACCAACTGGGATGCAGCCCCGTGCTCAAGCCCCGCCCACTTCCCCTCAGCCCCGCCCTCAAGcccctcccacctcccctcAGCCCCGCCCTCAGGCTCCGCCTGCTTCTCAACCCCGCCCTCAAGCCCCGCTCATCTCCCCTCAGCCCCGCCCTCAGGCTCCGCCCACTGTTCAGCCCCGCCCTCAAGCCCCGCCCACCTCCCCTCAGCCCCGCCACCCCGGCTCCCCCTCCACCCCGCAGCCTCGCCCCCAAACTCCCCCCGCTGCTGCTCAGCCCCGCCCCCCGGGCCCGCAGGCCCAGCCCACCACGCGTCAGCCCCGCCCCCAGGCCCCGCCCCTCGCCCCCAAACCTGCTCTGGCTCCTAAACCGGGCACGGCCCAGCCCCCCAGGTAAGTCAATggggggggcttgggggggggggggccttTCCGCATGGCCCCGCCCCTAACCAcgcccccttcctcccctccagccccacccCCGAGCAGGGCGGCCCCGAGGGTCTCCGGTCCCTGCGGCAGAGCTTCGCCTCCCTCTTCACCGACTAAAGGGGGGGGTGCCCCATTTCCCCCCTTATCCTCCCCCTCCCTATCCCTTTTAGAGCCCGGGACCACCCTCTGGCCCCCCAGCTTGTGTGCCCCTAAGCCCCGCCCCCCCACGGGGATGTGGGGGGGGCAATGACACGATGGTGATGTTCGGTTTGTGCTCGTGACTGTGTGTAAGCCCCGCCCACGGTGTAAGCTCCGCCCCCCTCGCTTGGCCACGCCCCCCCGCAGTGAAGTGGGGGGCAATaaagccccagagctgctgctgtgttacTGTATGGGTGCTATAGGACAAGGCGAATGTCTATAGATATATATGGGGGGAGCCTGTGTGGACCATATt is a genomic window containing:
- the SYN1 gene encoding synapsin-1, with translation MEYLRRRLSDGNFLAGGGGDSPGAGPGVVGGGGAGRPPPPLLLVIAPPSTDWVKLFKGKSVHGDVELRVEQAQFSELSLVASTHGALSVTIHTPRGGTRRVRPDFVLVREPPDGGSAGAPRRLLVGLHLGGVPSTDPLPALYAFAHPPCLFAQLVRLQRELGPEAFPLVPQRFCNRPRGLLAAPTFPMMVTLSPAPAGVGKVRVGSPEALGAVAGAMGEARAGALVHGVLGGTQRLRVQRIGDEYRALRWSGDPTGEGAQMELVALSPRHRGWVDACARLFGGVDICGVEALRGPDGREHIVQVLGSWMPLVGPGAAEDRGRIVELVLNRMRAELPRPRSPSPARPRPQMTATSGSTRTATPTQQRPPPQGAPPPSGPAQPRPQPQGQPRPPGGVASPRPASPGASPPRGPAQPRPPGQQPRPQTPPTSPQPRPQAPPTSPQPRPQTPPPATQPRPQAPPTAQPRPQAPPTSQPRPQAPPTAQPRPQAPPTGMQPRAQAPPTSPQPRPQAPPTSPQPRPQAPPASQPRPQAPLISPQPRPQAPPTVQPRPQAPPTSPQPRHPGSPSTPQPRPQTPPAAAQPRPPGPQAQPTTRQPRPQAPPLAPKPALAPKPGTAQPPSPTPEQGGPEGLRSLRQSFASLFTD